Proteins encoded in a region of the Podarcis muralis chromosome 6, rPodMur119.hap1.1, whole genome shotgun sequence genome:
- the KCNMB2 gene encoding calcium-activated potassium channel subunit beta-2 isoform X5, with protein MFIWTSGRSSTSYRHDERRNIYQKIRDHDLLDKRKTVTALKAGEDRAILLGLTMMVCSIMMYFLLGITLLRSYMQSVWTAETQCTLLNISITETFNCSFSCGPDCLKTSQYPCLQVYVNVSSSGQKCLLYHTEETMKINSECSYIPKCGKNFEESLSLVNVVMENFRKYQHFSCYYDPEGIQKNVLLTKLYSSNVLFHSLFWPTCMMIGGLAIVAMVKLTQYLSLLCERIQRINR; from the exons AAATATTTACCAAAAAATCAGGGATCATGATCTGctggacaaaaggaaaacagtcACCGCTCTCAAAGCAGGGGAGGACCGGGCCATACTGCTGGGACTGACTATGATGGTGTGTTCGATTATGATGTACTTCCTGCTGGGAATCACGCTGCTGAGGTCATACATGCAAAG TGTTTGGACAGCAGAGACGCAGTGCACGCTCCTCAACATCTCCATCACAGAAACCTTCAACTGCTCGTTCAGCTGCGGTCCGGACTGCTTGAAGACCTCTCAGTACCCGTGCTTGCAAGTGTACGTCAACGTATCGTCTTCGGGGCAGAAGTGCTTGCTTTACCACACAGAAGAGACAATGAAAATTAATTCTGAG TGCTCATATATACCCAAGTGTGGCAAGAACTTTGAAGAGTCTCTGTCCCTGGTGAATGTCGTCATGGAGAACTTCAGAAAGTACCAGCACTTCTCCTGTTACTATGACCCCGAAGGCATTCAAAAGAATGTATTGCTAACCAAACTCTACAGCTCCAACGTGCTGTTCCACTCCCTCTTTTGGCCAACTTGTATGATGATAGGAGGGCTTGCTATCGTTGCCATGGTCAAGTTGACCCAGTATCTGTCCCTCCTCTGTGAAAGGATCCAAAGGATCAACAGATAG